From the genome of Nitrosomonas sp. Is79A3:
CAAATCCGCGGCCAATGATTACCTCGGTACTGCCTCCGCCGATATCAACAACCAGACGTTTATTGATATCATCGTATAAGCTGTGCGCAACACCGGAATAGATAAGCCTGGCTTCCTCACGCCCCGCTATGATCTCGATCTGATGACCCAGTGCGCTATAGGCTTGCGACAAAAAATCCCCGCCATTTCGTGCCTGACGCAGTGTATTGGTCCCCACAGCGCGAACATTCACATGCGGAATATCTCTGATGCGTTGACCGAACCGCTGCAAGCATTCCAGTGCCTGCTGCATGGATTCTTTCGACAACTCCTGCTTGTTATTCAAACCTGCAGCCAACCTGACCATCTCTTTCATGCGGTCAATAATCTGTAGACGGCCGTCCACCAGATTAGCAACAATCATGTGAAAACTATTTGAGCCTAAATCGACAGCGGCGTAGGATTCATCCATGTTTGGTGTCATAGAAATGATAATATGTAGATCAACGAAGGAATTTCATAACAGACCCATGCAAGAACATCAACTGATCATCATGCGCCATGCGAAATCAGACTGGTCTGAAGAAGACCGATCTGATTTTGATCGGCCTTTAACAACTCGCGGGGAAAAAGCCGCAAAACTCATGAGTAAATGGTTAAAGCAGAAACAATATCGCATAGACCGAATCATTTGCTCACCTGCGTTGCGCGCAAAACAAACCTGCCAATTGGTATCAAAGGAACTGGGCATACCCCAGAATAATATTCTTTGGGAACCAGGGATTTATGAGGCCTCATTGAATAACTTACGCTCCCTTGTCAATCAACACAGCGAAGGAATTCATACGTTACTAATCATTGGTCATAATCCAGGGCTTGATCAATTACTCTGTTACCTATCCAAAGACCCGCCACCTGTCAGCAGCTCCGGCAAACTTCTGACTACCGCCGCAGTCGCCATACTAAATTACGGCAATGCCGCCATTACGGCAAATCCGCTTCAGGCACAGTTGCAATACTTGGTCAGACCCAACGATTTATCAAAATTCCAATAAGCTTCCTGAAAAAAGCTTAAAAGCTTATTGGAATACTTGTTTTAGCTATGACTTCTTTTTATCTTTCTTTTTATCTTTCTTTTTATCTTTCTTTTTGCTCTTATCCTTCTTCTTTTTATCTTTTTTTTCTTCTTTCTTGTCGTCCTTTTTATCCTTTTTCTTGCCCTTGTCCTTCATTTCATCCGCTTCGGCCTGATTAACAGGTGGTTTAGCTACAGGCTGTTTAACCGCGGGCTGTTCAATTGCAGTCTTTTTAGTCGCGGCTTTTTTAACGGCTGTCTGAATCTTATTGGCTGGCGTGCTTGGCTGCTTAGTCACCTTACTCCGCAAACAATCCGCCGCTGCTTTCTTGACTGCACGTGCGCGTATATCACCACTCATCCCCGGTATTTTCTGCAATTCTGCCAGACTCATTGAAGCCAGTGCTTCGACAGTTTTGATATTGCGTTCAGATAGCAGTTTGACTGTGGCGGGACCAATTCCAGTAACATCAGTTAATTTAGCCATGACTAGATTCCTGTTTGCTTGAAAAGCTCATTATATCCGTCTGTCAATTTAATACAACGAACATTCGGCAAGCAGTATTGGTGTTATCAACCGTAACTTTAAGCAACCTCCGAATAACTGTCATTTCGAGCGGCGCGAAAAATCTATACTGTTGATTGCCAAAGATTCCTCTTAAATAACACCCGATGAATTACGATTTATTCTTGAGTCTGTCTTTCAGATTGGCAAACGGATTAAATGTGGCGACTGTTTCAGTTCCCCCGCTATCAACGCGCCCCATGGAATCTTTAAGCTTGGAATGTTCATTTTCGTGACAGTAGGTACAGAGTAGTTCCCAATTACTGCCATCGAGCGGGTTGTCATCATGATTACTGTTCTTGTGATGCACTTCCAGCAACTGCAGGTTTTTGTGATCAAACGTGCGTGCGCAACGGCCACAGACCCATGGAAACAACTTGAGTGCTTGCTCCCGGTATCCTCTTGCACGTTTCTCTGCATTCAGGCGTGCTTCCAGAACCACTTTATCCAGCTTACTGGTGTCTTTTGCCATCGATTTGCTTCCTCCACAGCGAGGGATAAGTTAAGGAATCTCTGAATAACTCACCTTTGTCATTCCGAACGGAGTGAGGAATCTTTGGCAATCAACAGTATAGATTTCTCGCTCTGCTCGAAATGACAGTTATTCATAGGTTCCTTAAATGATAGTTTTCCAACAAAGTTAGTGCCCCGTATAAAGTTTATCGACTTCCGCCTTATATTTCTCCAGCACCTTCGCTCGTTTTAACTTCAAAGTAGGCGTTAACAAACCATTTTCAATACTCCAGGGTTCAGGAATAACTGCAATACGGCGTATTTTGGCATAGCCTGGAAACTCACTGGTTTGGTGAGCGACTTTGTTTAATAAAATCTCCTCAGCTTGTTGTCTTTGCTGTTCATTGTCCAAGCTGCCATCCAGACCATATTGTGTCATGAAATCTTTCTGCAGGGCCGGATTCAGAACAACCAGAACACTTAAATAGGAACGCGCTTCACCGATTAACATCACTTGATCAAACAGCGGATCACGCAAAATTGCCGCTTCCATATCGGCCGGCGGTACTTTCTCACCGGTAGACAATACAACAATTTCTTTTAGGCGCCCGGTAATGGTTACATGATCCTGTTCATCAATCGAAGCAATATCACCGGAATTAAGCCAGCCATCCGAGGAAATAATTGCTTTCGTTGCTTCCGGATTATTCCAATACCCCAGCATGACATTAGGTCCGCGTATCAGTAATGCATTACCCTCCCCCAACTTGACTTCGACTCCGGGAATAGGCAAACCCACACTGGCCGGAACATTATCTTTAATTCGATTGGCACAAACTACCGGACTGCTTTCAGTCATACCATAGCCTTGCAGAATGGGTAATCCAAGGCCGATGAATATGCGCGAAACTTCAGTCGATAACGCAGCCCCGCCGCTCATCACAAAACGCAACCGGCCACCCAGTTTATTCATCACCTTACTTGCAACCAGTTTCTCTAATACTGGCCACAAACAATGTGCGGGCCGCCAGCTCCCTCTGCCTTGCTGGCATTCAAAACGGCTATATCCCACGTCTACCGCAAAATTAAATAACCAGCGTGCAAAACCGGAGCCTTCGGCAAGTTTTGCACGGATGCCCGCATACACTCTTTCATAGATTCGTGGTACTGAGATCAACAATGTCGGCCGGATTGTCAGCAGATCCTCTTGTAATTGCTGGATTGAACGTGCATAGGCAATGGTGGCGCCGGCCATCATCGGTACATAGTAGCCCGCTGTGCGCTCAAAAGTGTGTGACAAAGGCAAAAATGAAAGTAACAGATCGCCGGGGAATACCGGTATGACTTGCAAACAACTCGAAGCGTTAGTCAATATATTGCGATGACTCAGCATGACCCCTTTGGGGCGGCCTGACGTACCGGATGTATAGATAATTGTCGCCAGACTATCGGGATCGTTACCAATATGCTTGACTGCGCCGGCATGCGCAGGCAACCAGTCCCAGGTTGATAA
Proteins encoded in this window:
- a CDS encoding YajD family HNH nuclease, producing MAKDTSKLDKVVLEARLNAEKRARGYREQALKLFPWVCGRCARTFDHKNLQLLEVHHKNSNHDDNPLDGSNWELLCTYCHENEHSKLKDSMGRVDSGGTETVATFNPFANLKDRLKNKS
- a CDS encoding helix-hairpin-helix domain-containing protein, whose product is MAKLTDVTGIGPATVKLLSERNIKTVEALASMSLAELQKIPGMSGDIRARAVKKAAADCLRSKVTKQPSTPANKIQTAVKKAATKKTAIEQPAVKQPVAKPPVNQAEADEMKDKGKKKDKKDDKKEEKKDKKKKDKSKKKDKKKDKKKDKKKS
- the sixA gene encoding phosphohistidine phosphatase SixA, with the translated sequence MQEHQLIIMRHAKSDWSEEDRSDFDRPLTTRGEKAAKLMSKWLKQKQYRIDRIICSPALRAKQTCQLVSKELGIPQNNILWEPGIYEASLNNLRSLVNQHSEGIHTLLIIGHNPGLDQLLCYLSKDPPPVSSSGKLLTTAAVAILNYGNAAITANPLQAQLQYLVRPNDLSKFQ
- a CDS encoding long-chain fatty acid--CoA ligase, producing the protein MQIEQDGMTSVISSETAITLDGLFNERVQRSPKEVAYRYFNLVSEQWSCYTWERMNQLVARWQAALEQEALVPGDRVAIMTRNCPEWVMFEQAALGLGLIVIPLYTDDRAENAAYIINDANIKLLLLENSHQWQEFFAIRDQIEGLQRIVILRSYESGGFGSYHDDRVLSTWDWLPAHAGAVKHIGNDPDSLATIIYTSGTSGRPKGVMLSHRNILTNASSCLQVIPVFPGDLLLSFLPLSHTFERTAGYYVPMMAGATIAYARSIQQLQEDLLTIRPTLLISVPRIYERVYAGIRAKLAEGSGFARWLFNFAVDVGYSRFECQQGRGSWRPAHCLWPVLEKLVASKVMNKLGGRLRFVMSGGAALSTEVSRIFIGLGLPILQGYGMTESSPVVCANRIKDNVPASVGLPIPGVEVKLGEGNALLIRGPNVMLGYWNNPEATKAIISSDGWLNSGDIASIDEQDHVTITGRLKEIVVLSTGEKVPPADMEAAILRDPLFDQVMLIGEARSYLSVLVVLNPALQKDFMTQYGLDGSLDNEQQRQQAEEILLNKVAHQTSEFPGYAKIRRIAVIPEPWSIENGLLTPTLKLKRAKVLEKYKAEVDKLYTGH